One Papaver somniferum cultivar HN1 chromosome 10, ASM357369v1, whole genome shotgun sequence genomic window carries:
- the LOC113317207 gene encoding heavy metal-associated isoprenylated plant protein 36-like: MAADQVTATTVEESPEPLRYQTSVLKVSIHCQGCKKKVKKILQSIDGVYQIAIDSQQHKVAVTGDVDSEKLIKTLIKAGKLAELWPQPIETEEKQSNDNQERENEQKPENQSTQNEKQGNANGGVSGNGGGGGGGGGGGGGGKKKRKKKGQNANNNNNSNPPGGVATTVDTSGNTESQALPVNGGDTSVGPVNLSPPPAQHAHPYGASSYGHQPLYGPPAYVTSYRNSYPTVNYGASYYTPPEAYTYSKCVQLGATRGFFEASPLMDSIETIYDENDQNESGCWIM, translated from the exons ATGGCAGCGGACCAAGTGACTGCAACAACTGTTGAAGAATCCCCCGAGCCCTTGAGATATCAG ACATCTGTATTGAAAGTATCCATTCATTGTCAAGGTTGCAAGAAAAAAGTCAAGAAAATTCTTCAAAGCATTGATG GTGTTTATCAGATAGCAATTGATTCACAACAACACAAAGTAGCAGTAACAGGAGATGTTGATTCAGAAAAATTGATCAAAACGCTAATTAAAGCTGGAAAACTTGCGGAACTCTGGCCTCAACCAATAGAAACAGAAGAAAAACAGAGCAATgataatcaagaaagagagaacgAGCAAAAACCAGAGAATCAATCAACTCAAAATGAAAAGCAAGGGAATGCAAATGGAGGAGTTTCAGGTAatggcggcggcggcggcggtggtggcggtggcggtggcggaggtaaaaagaaaagaaagaagaaagggcAAAATGCGAATAACAATAATAACAGCAATCCTCCCGGTGGGGTTGCAACTACTGTTGATACATCAGGAAATACTGAATCACAGGCATTACCTGTTAATGGAGGTGATACTTCTGTTGGGCCAGTTAATCTAAGCCCCCCACCAGCTCAACATGCGCACCCTTACGGAGCTTCATCATATGGTCATCAACCTTTATACGGTCCTCCTGCGTATGTTACGAGTTACCGTAATTCGTATCCAACTGTTAATTACGGTGCATCGTATTATACTCCACCAGAAGCTTACACGTATAGTAAGTGTGTACAATTGGGAGCTACAAGAGGATTTTTTGAAGCATCTCCATTGATGGATTCTATTGAGACGATTTATGATGAAAATGATCAGAATGAGAGTGGATGTTGGATTATGTGA